CTTGATCAGAGACTTTTTTTCGGAATCTTAAACTTTTGGCTATTTTGACCACCAAGAAGAGGAATGATTCACCCCTATTACTCCCTGCTTCACCTCCCTTTAAACCCAAAATCATGAAGAAAAGAACCTTTCTAAAAACCTCAGCCTTAGCCCTTGGCGGGACAATCTTGTCCCCATACTTGGGTTGCTCTCCCCGCAAACCTGAAGAAAGTCTCACCCCGGAAACCCTAAAAAACTGGGCTGAAAACTTCGAGTTCAGTACCCAATCGGTGTATTACCCCAGCACGGTGGAAGAAGTACAGACCTTGGTGAAAGAATTGGATTCCTTGCGGGTCCTCGGCTCTCGCCACTCGTTTAATCGAATTGCAGATAGCGCCGATCACTTGATTTCTTTTGATCAGATGAATCGAATCATCGGGCTTGATCGCGAAAAAATGCAGGTGACCGTTGAAGGGGGGATCAAATATGGAACCCTGTCCAAGTATCTGCATGAGCAGGGTTTCGCCCTTCACAACTTGGCCTCCTTACCGCATATTTCAGTAGCGGGAACCATTGCAACAGCTACTCATGGCTCGGGAGTAGAAAATGGGAACTTATCCACCAGTGTCGCAGGGATCGAATTTGTCAATGCCCAAGGTGAGCTTATTTCATGGACCAAGGAAGATCCAAACTTTCCCGCAGCCGTGGTGGGATTAGGAGCTTTTGGACCTGTGACCCAAGTGACTTTGGATATTGTTCCAACCTTTGAAGTTGCTCAGGTGGTCTATTTAGACCTCCCTTTCGAATCCTTGAAGGAAAATTTCACTGAAATCATGAGCGCAGGATACAGCGTCAGTTTGTTTATCGATTGGAAAAAAGACAGCGTCACGGAGGTTTGGGTTAAGAAAAAAATCGAGTCTGGCGCAACCCCTGAATTTCCGGAAGATTTTTACGGAGCAAAGTTATCCACCGTCAAAATGCATCCTGTTCCTGATTTGGATCCTGAGAGCTGTTCCGAACAACTTGGAGTTCCGGGTCCTTGGTATGAGCGACTCCCGCATTTCAAAATGGAATTTCAGCCCAGTGCAGGAAAGGAACTGCAGTCCGAATACTTTGTGCCGATGGAGCAAGGACTAGAGGCCATCATGGCTGTAGCTGAAATGTCCGAGCAAATCCATCCCTATCTATTTATTTCTGAAATCCGAAGTATCAAGGCGGATTCTCTTTGGATGAGTACTTGCTTCGAGCGGGATTCGATCGCCATTCATACCACTTGGAAACAGGAAATTCCAGTTGTAATGGATCTCCTACCCCAAATGGAAGCCAAACTGGATCCCTTTCAACCCAGACCCCATTGGGCAAAATTATTTACCATCTCAAAGGAAAAATTGGCTGCGCGCTATCCAAAAATGGAGGATTTCAAACAGCTTTTGCTGCAGCATGATCCCCAAGGGAAATTCAGAAATGGATTTATCAACCAACATCTTTTTGGAGCATAAACCATTCCCGGAGTGAGTCATTTACCTAACTGATAGAACTTGAGAAAACACCTTTCAGGATTTGAAAACCTAACAGGTATATACCTATCGGAGAATTATAGAAAAAAGAAAAGGGAGGTTTAGCCTCCCTTCTCGTTTTATTTCATTTTCTAAATTTGATCCGATCTGGATTTGAATCAGACTGATTCTCCATGCTGTGACATATCCAAGCCAATTTCTTCATATTCCGGTCTTACTCTCAGCGTCACAAATTTATTCAACAAGAAGAGGATCACGAAAGACATCACAAAAGAGAAAATTGCCACCCCAACCAAGACGACCATATGGGAGGCGAAAATTCCCCAACCCCCATAAAGGAGACTTGCTCCCGGTTTATTCGCAAAAATCGCGGTTAAAATCATTCCCATAATCCCTCCGATTCCGTGGCAAGCGAATACGTCCAAGGTATCATCAATCTTTCGAAGAAACTTCGCATTCATCATGATGTTGGATACAATTGCTCCAAAGAAGCCGAAAATAAAGCTTTGCGGAATCGTAATAAATCCAGCAGCAGGTGTGATTACCACCAAGCCCACGACTGCACCGATGCAAGCTTGCAAAGCGGAGATTTTTCTTCCTTGAATTCGATCAAATAACACCCAAGTCATCATCGCAGTGGCTGAACTGATCGTGGTCGTAGCAAAGGCCATAGCGGCTGTTCCGTTTGCACCAAAAGAAGAACCCGCATTAAAACCAAACCAACCAAACCAAAGCATCCCAGTTCCCAAAAGCACATAGGTAATATTGGATGGATCATGGTGTGGATTCTTTCGCTTTCCGATAAACAACGCTCCGGCAAGGGAAGCCAAACCTGCGCTGATATGAACTACCGTACCTCCCGCAAAGTCAACCACTCCAAAATACGCACCGATCAGTCCTTGAGGATGCCATACCATATGGCAAAGTGGTGCATAGACCAAAACAGTAAATATTCCGATAAAGAATAAATAACCGATAAAGCGAACTCGCTCCGCAAATGATCCGGTAATGATTGCTGGAGTAATGACCGCAAATTTCATCTGAAACAAAGCAAATAATACAAATGGAATAGTTGCTCCCAAGGCTTTATTGGGAAGAGCTCCCACTTGATCAAAAAACATAAACTGAAAGGGATTTCCGATTAATCCGTTATGTGTGCCATTGATTGTGATTCCAATCGGATCACCAAAAGCCAAGCTAAATCCTACCACTACCCAAAGCATGGTCACCACGCCTAGCGAAATAAAACTTTGAAGCATGGTAGAAATAAG
Above is a window of Algoriphagus sanaruensis DNA encoding:
- a CDS encoding FAD-binding protein, which gives rise to MKKRTFLKTSALALGGTILSPYLGCSPRKPEESLTPETLKNWAENFEFSTQSVYYPSTVEEVQTLVKELDSLRVLGSRHSFNRIADSADHLISFDQMNRIIGLDREKMQVTVEGGIKYGTLSKYLHEQGFALHNLASLPHISVAGTIATATHGSGVENGNLSTSVAGIEFVNAQGELISWTKEDPNFPAAVVGLGAFGPVTQVTLDIVPTFEVAQVVYLDLPFESLKENFTEIMSAGYSVSLFIDWKKDSVTEVWVKKKIESGATPEFPEDFYGAKLSTVKMHPVPDLDPESCSEQLGVPGPWYERLPHFKMEFQPSAGKELQSEYFVPMEQGLEAIMAVAEMSEQIHPYLFISEIRSIKADSLWMSTCFERDSIAIHTTWKQEIPVVMDLLPQMEAKLDPFQPRPHWAKLFTISKEKLAARYPKMEDFKQLLLQHDPQGKFRNGFINQHLFGA
- a CDS encoding ammonium transporter, which gives rise to MKAKWKLAFLITIAAPIISLFWPVAEPVVENFGTESDLVFADIAWLLTASCLVLLMTPGLSLFYGGMVGKKNLISTMLQSFISLGVVTMLWVVVGFSLAFGDPIGITINGTHNGLIGNPFQFMFFDQVGALPNKALGATIPFVLFALFQMKFAVITPAIITGSFAERVRFIGYLFFIGIFTVLVYAPLCHMVWHPQGLIGAYFGVVDFAGGTVVHISAGLASLAGALFIGKRKNPHHDPSNITYVLLGTGMLWFGWFGFNAGSSFGANGTAAMAFATTTISSATAMMTWVLFDRIQGRKISALQACIGAVVGLVVITPAAGFITIPQSFIFGFFGAIVSNIMMNAKFLRKIDDTLDVFACHGIGGIMGMILTAIFANKPGASLLYGGWGIFASHMVVLVGVAIFSFVMSFVILFLLNKFVTLRVRPEYEEIGLDMSQHGESV